The Castanea sativa cultivar Marrone di Chiusa Pesio chromosome 4, ASM4071231v1 sequence agctcaaaagcctccagaaacctcaacaaaccacaaattggtgaagctctacggattcaagcctccaaaaccccgaagaacttccaccacaaaccttcaaataccaagaacaatcaaagaggaatcatccaaatcatattcctaaatctcaaagttcactggaatcaagctcaaaagcctccagaaacctcaacaaaccataaatcaacgaagctctacggaatcaagcctctaaagcaccgaagaatttccatcacaaaccttcaaacacgaagaacacacgaagaacacgaagaacacgaagaacaaagaatttctaacaagctcatagccagagattcattgtaattccgtttcaaagatcttcgatccattcctcagccaaattgaagaatatcttatgttcaaatcaaaatcacattaccacaattccaatcaataaatctttcaaggagatcgaatcagaggatcactcttttgtaattacagagaattgtaccacacatttatcaatacaaattcgtatttgtgaaactattttacttgtttgatttatttcgaactaagaaatttagtcgtctacactCACGATCACAGGAGTCAGCAAATTATAAAACTAGGTGGAAGAGTAATTATTGCGTAAAGTAAGAACTGACATGTACTGGAATCATTGCCCAACTGTCAAGACCACAGAATGCCAACTCAAAAGTCACTAACACACTATACAAAGTTCTTACcgtttttcttttatgaaaagtgaaaaccaaaGTTCTTACACTTTTAACACCGAAAAATGCTAGAACTATCTTAAGcgagagccaaaaaaaaaaacccaactcaTCAAACTGAAGCAAACGATAAGAAATGGATGTGCTCAAGGTCGAAACCAAATGGTTCTCCACCATAGCCAGCATATGGATCCAATGCACAAGCGGCTCTCTGTACACCTTCTCCATCTACTCCTCAGTTCTGAAATCAACCCAAGCCTACGACCAATCCACGCTCGACACCGTGTCTGTCTTCAAAGACATAGGCGCCAACGCCGGCATCCTCTCCGGACTCCTCTACTCCTCCGCCACAACAGCTAATCACCGCCGCCGTACTGGGCCGTGGCTGGTCCACCTGGCAGGCGCGGTTCAATGCTTTTTGGGGTATTTCCTGATGTGGGCCTCCGTTGTTGGGCTGATTCCTCGGCCTCCCATGGCGGCCATGTGCTTGTTCATGTTGGTGGCGGCTCACGCGCAGAGCTTCTTCAACACTGCTAATGTGGTCACTGGGGTTAGGAACTTCCCTAATTATAGTGGCACTATTGTTGGCATTATGAAGGTACATCATTAAACTTTTGATCGGGTTTTCATTGGTTCACGTATGAGTTCACTActcacattattttattattatctgttATGACAATGCACTCCTTCACagctgtaaaatattttgtaaaaattatcaGCTATAAACTTcttgttaaatttttaatgttGACCTTTTTAATATTTACCCTTTTTGTGATGAATGATCAACGATTATATCATATGTACTTGGAAGCCACTTTATTTAGGTGTCATACCGGTGTCATGTCTGCttgtcatgttataatttttaaaaattgttcatgTCGTACCGTACCCATACAGGTGTCCATGTTTCTTAGCACATGTATTTTAGTATGTGTCAATGCGGTAGACAATTTAGTTTGTAGGAAAAATGTATCAGAAGCAGCGTTTATATTCATTGATATAAGAATTACGCTTTTTCTTCCGGGATTTGAATTGTTAGGCAATTATGGTAATGCTCATTTCCATTTTGTtagaaaattctatttttttaagaggTATCTTAATTTATTGTCATGGATTTCAAAAGTACTTAAATAAACATAATAGAAAAGAGATATCAACTTTTCAAATGAAGTAGATTGTAAATTGAGAGAGTTATTAATATTCCAGACAGAGGAAGTAGTTTTTTTAGCTTAATTATTTGGTGTTACTTGAAAATATTGCAATGAAAATATGTGGGGTTTTTGCTGCCAACTGACTTACCTGTTTTCTGCATTTGGACCAGCTTCCAATTCTGTAACAGCATCACTGATGATAGGGAGGGGTTTACTTTTCATCATTTattgtttctactttctacaAGTGCTTTTATAGTATTTTATCCAATGATTAGTTAAGAAGAATGCTTAGGGTAGTGGAAACTTTACtaagaaaaaatttacaaactgacaTGCTTGCTAAGTTGCCAATAAGCCATGCAAATCATATGGGCCCACCGATTTGACATATGGAATGCATAAATGTTCTGTACCACACTCTAGAAGCGATAATCCCACATCTCAAATAGGTGGTAAGTGCcgtcataaatttaattagtggaatcCACTATTATATGAAAGGAGGGAGAAAATACTTGACAAGTTCAAGTTTCTAACCAAATGGTATTAATGTTTGTTGCTCCACATCACTCATCTCCTAACCCTTTTTGAGATCTAAGCTTGTGAAAAGCAGTTCACCTTCCTAACAGGTCTTATGTCATATCTTACGCCATTGTTActgtttgagtttgaattttactttcttaTTGGATTTGTTAGGAGCAAGGACTTAAGTTTGGATATTGAAAATAATTCTTATCTATTGCTAGGGTTTTCTTGGTTTAAGTGGAGCAATTTTAATTCAAGTATATGAGACAATATTCACCAACAAGCCTACATCCTATCTTCTGATGCTGGCACTGTTGCCTACTATTAATACTTTGTTGCTCATGTGGTTTGTGAGAATCAACAACACCAATGAAGGAGATGAAAAGAAACACTTAGATTCTTTCTCATTGATTGCACTGGTCATTGCTGCTTATCTTATGGCCATTATAATATTAGAgcacattttttcttttcaatttgcTATACGTGTCATCACATTTGTGCTGCTCATGCTGCTGCTTGCCTCACCTCTTTGCATAGCAATTAGAGCCCATCAAAGAGATTCTGATAGGATTTCACAGACTCTCATTATTGAGAGGGACCAACTAACAGATGATCCCAACCAGCTGGTTGCGGAGAAGATATATGCAAGACAAGATTCTGCTGGGTATCGCCATTTGCCCAGAAGTACTGATCAAGAGATGGATAATAATGATAGAAGGACTTTACAGGAAGAACAAAATCTCAATCTGTTGCAAGCTATGCGCACTGTAGACTTCTGGATTTTATTTCTTGCCATGGCTTGTGGTATGGGCTCAGGACTTGCTGCAGTGAATAACATCAGCCAGATAGGAGGATCTCTTGGATACACCAGCTTTGAGACAAGTACTTTGGTTTCTTTGTGGAGCATTTGGAATTTTCTTGGCCGTTTTGGAGCTGGCTACGTATCAGATTATTTTTTGCACTCAAGAGGATGTGCAAGGCCATTGTTCATGGTCATCACGCTAGCAATCATGAGTATTGGTCATTTGGTGATTGCTTCTGGTTTGCCTGGTGCTCTATATGCTGGTTCAGTAGTGGTGGGTGTTTGTTATGGTTCTCAATGGTCACTAATGCCCACTATCACTTCTGAGATATTTGGCGTGGTTCATATGGGTACCATATTCAATACAATTACCATAGCAAGTCCTGTTGGATCTTATATATTTTCTGTGAGAGTTGTTGGTTATATATATGACAAAGAAGCATCTGCAGCTGGCAAAACGTGCACAGGAACTCAATGCTTCATGTTATCTTTTCTTATCATGGCATCTGCTACTCTTTTGGGGTCTCTTGCTGCCTTGGGGTTGTACTTTCGGACAAAAAGTTTCTATAATCAGGTTATACTCAGAAGACTAATGCATTCTTTGAGGGGATGAATTGTTGAGGATTGTAAAATACTTTGAAGGAGTCAAGTGCTTCTGTTCAGTGAGAAAGAGGTAAATCATAAATGCCAAAGTgcactctttttctttctagttGCTTCTTGTAACATAACATGTTCATTGTTGTATTCTCCAAATGTTGATATGTGTGTAAGAGCTTGCTTGGCCTTTCTAGGGAGAAGAGGGAGTCAACTCAGTCATTTTtatctgttttttattttattttatttgggacgttacacacacatacacacacccATTGGGTCTTGAACTCACTCCCTCAccctccatcccattattaCTCCAAGTAACCCTTTCTCATTTCTATTCTATGCCTCCAGTTTCAATCCGTGACTTCTTTGGTTTCTTCTCCCGTTTTGCTTCCATTGAAGTACTAAGTATTCATCATGTCCCATTAAGTTGGAAGTCCCTTCATTCCACCTTGTGTCATAAGAATGTTTCCCCACCGGACAGTTGTTTTGGGTTATGAATCTGGTGTAGTTCACTTTGTGATTGTcccacaaattttattgttttttcccTCTCATTAGATGctttttttagtgatttttatttttttgtttcaataacttTCATTGTTTatgaagaattttaaaaaaataaaaataaaaaatcatgtgCTTGGAATTAGTGGGCAATTGGTTTTTGACTGATGAAATTCTCAGCTGAATCATCAGTTGAAAAAAGGTTCAAGAGCCGTTTGTAATGGAGTACCTATTTGACACAAAGATTAATGTAGGTGGCATTGGCCTAAGGTCCCTGATGTTTAAGTTAGTGATCTTACCAGAGAAAACACTCTTTTTAGCATACAGATTGCTCATACTTGACTCTAGTTGTGAGGCATGAATGCATGGTTAGTTGATTTTCCTTTGCTAGATCCTTGTGCATGATTTTCTAAAAGCAACAGATTCTTCTGGTAGTTATGTGATTGCATCATCCTCTCTGCCCATCTATTGATTAGGTTCAACCAGAGGTGACATGCTGGAGCTGGACTATATTGTTGagaaaaatttaagaatatcaagagtacaaaattgaaaattgtaaatATGAAGGATTTCAAATAATTAATGGTTATTATATCTCTGTTTGTGTTTATGCATATACCTACATATTTGTGTACACAGTACACACATACAAATTATTGAGAGAGAGTTTGTTCCTGCTCAGAAACAGGTTATTTAACACATGCGACCTCCAGATGTCGTCTGGTTGAACGACTATGTATCATATTtgtgaattaatatttttgaacATTAATTTCTAGGTTTATCGGTTGCCAATGAACTCTAGCTTAACTAGCAATTCCTTCTCTTGCAAATGCTAGCTAGGGGGtcgtgggttcaagacccactagATGTGCGTGTaacttacctatcaaaaaaattctaGGTTTAGTGGTTAGGGCAAGGCTTCCCTCTTAGGAGCAGAGGACTGGACACGGGACTGACATGTGTCCATTTTAAGACATGTTTAAGTGTCGTGTCCCCTCCAGTGCTCAAATCCACTGGAGGGAAGCCAAACCCTATTGGTTATCTTAATTTGAGTTTGTATGTTTATGAATGAACAATAGGTGTTAAGCTAAAGCATAAACTTTAAACTCAATATATAAAGGACACTCTTTTACATTTACAAAGAGATATGATAACAGAGAGTTGAAAAGTTTATACAGCAATTGTCAGCAAGGAGACAATTGTCATATGTTGAAGTGTCCAATGTGAAGGAGTTGGAAGATATTGTGCTGTATGGCCTTAAAATTTTTGGATTACTGAATTTATGCTTTTCACTAGATATGCACTCAAATAACCTGATATAATGAATCTAAAATGGTACttgtcaaaaaataataataataatagtctaAAGTGGTATATATGTTAAAGGGAGCTAACGTGGGTTTAAAAGATGGCATATTCTAGTACTACTCCAGTTTGTCTGGTACATTATACTGCAAGTTGAATTTTGCATATTTGAACTTTAGTTATCTCATACACTCCCATGGCTTTAGCTTGTTTCCGGTATGAGCATAGTTTCCTGCATCTGTTAGAGTAAGGAGAGAAACTGCtgttcaaaaccaaaaccaaagccATCACTCTTAATTACAGTGGCAGCCACCCAGCCAGCTTCTCCCATCATTGTAAAGCCAGAATCAGCTAACTCATTGTCAGTACCAAAGACAGAGTATTGATGACTCGTATATGGCCTTTTTGGAGGGCATGAAAGTGCTTGGTGCACTTGATGGTCGAGATCATTATTGTTGCTGGTGAGGAGGTCCATGGAATAGAGGCGGCTCACATGTAACCGAAGGAAACCAAGTGTACGTGTTACTGTGTTGTATCTGAGGTCTTGAGCAGAAATATTTGTTGTTACCATTAGACTTTGTTTGCTTCGGTGCTGTTTCATTGGAGAACCTACCATCAATGATGAATATTTTCAATTGCTTAATTTCAAATGTTGGCAATGATAGATATGTTAGTAAATTGGAAACTGTACTACATTTAATAGATAATTTATCTCTCTATGTTTTTTCATGGTAGTTCGACTCTCCTATACTTTTATACTTTTCTCTCTTCAAATCGCTGCTACATGCTGAAGATGTAATCTTATAATTTGCCATCTCAGTGGCTGTTAGTTatagccttttcttttctttctttgagtCTGAGATTTAACTGAAAGATACAATGGCCGTAAAACGCACTTAATTGTCAATCCTCAATTATTTGATGTTAGTTTTAATGACATTGGGAGCATTTGGAAGTTGTAAAATAATGTACAGGACCAAACTCCTGTTTTTTACGTTGGAAAGTACAGACGAGGCACTCAATTCATATGCCAAGTTATCGAACTTTTCACTTTGGAGAGCAAAATGTACCAGCTCCTATTCCTCTTTATACACAAATTTTGAGTCCTTGCTAGAAAATAAAGGAATAGGAACCTAGTGTCAACATCTAGGCTTCCTTAAAGTCAACTCCAAACGAAAAAAACAGCTGGGAGTAAGCACCTAAGGTTGCGTGGAGTCGGTACCAGACCGAAGAAACCAAACTGCAACTTTTTATTCATTTGTAAATCATCTCCAAAAGGAGTATAATAATTTGCTTAAAAGGAATactaaaccctaattctaattgGTGTAAGAAACACTAATTTTCCTATTACAAAAAtatctttattaaataatacaaaatccacataatatctaaaaactgaaacataacatttattgttactaaGCTCCTTTTGAGCCACTTGTGTAGCATTTTGGTCCATTTCGATCCATATCAGTTCCCTTTGGTCTATTTCAGTTGTATTCAGACCAATTTGGTCCCCTTGGACCCATTCGGTCTATCTcagtcttattcggtccactttagtCCATTCGGCTCACTTCTGTCCCAtttagtcccaaaaaaaaatgaccccaaaatatagggaccaaaagtgaATTTACGCCAAAGTTAAACTATTAGGAAGAAAAACACTCTTTACAATGTTTAAGGATGAAAAGAGAGCTTTTTAAAGTTGAAGAacgaaaaacaaactttttataaagtttaggggccaaaatagtattttgcCCATATTTTCACGGAAATAACATGAGGATAAACttacacataaacataaacatgttttttgtacgaaataaattgaaatttttttttttttatgttcattcCATATGTGTGCACATTTTTGTTTTACTCTATATAACTAATAGAGAAAGTATTGATAAGTTTTATGATAATATCAAAATTTGGGTAAgacaatattttttgaaatctaatatgtaaagaaaaaaaaatctacaaagatggaaaataaaatgaaatatgataagattatacatatttttctaaatatgtATAATCTTATATTGAGATCATATAATCATCAGCATCAAGATAAAATGAAGAATGCTGGGAATCCATCTAATGTCAAATAGGATTCTCCAAGAATGAGGAGCCtagaaaatatatgaaaaaaaataataatgagaaaagaactacaatgagagagagagagagagagagagagagaatgataaTTAAGCCAAAAATAGGTAGTTggcatttataattttatacagCAGTTTTGGCACAACTATAGTAACCCTACTTTTGGTGTTTTCCACTGAGGAGCCCAACTACTTTCTTCGTACTCGCTTTCTTATGATTCTCTGTTGGATCT is a genomic window containing:
- the LOC142631862 gene encoding protein NUCLEAR FUSION DEFECTIVE 4-like, encoding MDVLKVETKWFSTIASIWIQCTSGSLYTFSIYSSVLKSTQAYDQSTLDTVSVFKDIGANAGILSGLLYSSATTANHRRRTGPWLVHLAGAVQCFLGYFLMWASVVGLIPRPPMAAMCLFMLVAAHAQSFFNTANVVTGVRNFPNYSGTIVGIMKGFLGLSGAILIQVYETIFTNKPTSYLLMLALLPTINTLLLMWFVRINNTNEGDEKKHLDSFSLIALVIAAYLMAIIILEHIFSFQFAIRVITFVLLMLLLASPLCIAIRAHQRDSDRISQTLIIERDQLTDDPNQLVAEKIYARQDSAGYRHLPRSTDQEMDNNDRRTLQEEQNLNLLQAMRTVDFWILFLAMACGMGSGLAAVNNISQIGGSLGYTSFETSTLVSLWSIWNFLGRFGAGYVSDYFLHSRGCARPLFMVITLAIMSIGHLVIASGLPGALYAGSVVVGVCYGSQWSLMPTITSEIFGVVHMGTIFNTITIASPVGSYIFSVRVVGYIYDKEASAAGKTCTGTQCFMLSFLIMASATLLGSLAALGLYFRTKSFYNQVILRRLMHSLRG